The nucleotide window TATTCATGATGCACTCCTGAAATATAGCGAACGCTACTTTCACTCTGACTGCATACACATCGCGTTGGGTATCAGAATGATGTTGGGTTAAACACGGCGATTGTTGTTATGGCAAACGATGATGCGTCGTGACGAATAACCAAACGTCGAAGAACGGCAATCAGTATAGGAACAGCCCGGCGGCGAAACAGTGGAAGAAAGCCCGAGTTTCGGCGTTGTGCAGAACGAATTTTATGGCATCTGCACATAAGGCTGCGGCGTGGCTCACGGAACCCCGCATAACGGCGGCAAAACGGTGAAAAAACACACAGCGCAGGCGCACTTTGTGATTCCCTTCACTTGTATTTGGTAAAAGCCCCCAATGTCTGCACTGAAACCGCCTTAAAGCCGGTCAGTTGCACAATGCGCAGGCGGTGACCCGCTGCCTATACTGGGGCTGGCAAAATAACGATGACGTGACGACAGGCATTTCAGGCGCGCCGCACAGTCCGGCGCGACGAACCGGAAGGTAAGCAATGAACCGACCTCAGACAGAAAAACCGCTCTATATTAAGGTGCATGACGCCGATAACGTGGCGATTGTGGTCAACGATCGGGGCCTTCCTGCCGGTACGCGCTTCGACGACGGGCTGCAGCTGGTTGAGCATGTGCCGCAGGGGCATAAAGTGGCGCTGAGTGATATCGCCCTGCACGGGGCTATTGTGCGCTATGGCGAGATCATTGGCACCGCGCTGCGCCCGATCGCGCGCGGCAGCTGGATTGACGAGTCGCTGGTGGCGCTGCCTGACGCGCCGCCGCTGAACACCCTGCCCCTGGCTACGCAGGTGCCCCCTGCGCTGCCGCCGCTGGAAGGCTATACCTTTGAAGGCTATCGCAACGCCGACGGCAGCGTGGGCACGCGCAATCTGCTGGGCATTACCACCAGCGTGCACTGCGTGGCGGGCGTGGTGGATTATGTCGTGCAGATCATTGAACGCGACCTGCTGCCGCGCTATCCCAATGTCGATGGCGTCGTGGCGCTGAATCATCTTTATGGCTGCGGCGTGGCGATCAATGCCCCGGCCGCCGTGGTGCCGATTCGCACCATTCATAACCTGGCGCTGAACCCGAATTTTGGTGGCGAAGTAATGGTGGTCGGCCTGGGCTGCGAAAAATTACAGCCGGAGCGGCTACTGACAGGCACGCCGGATGTGCAGGCGATTTCACTGGATGACCGCGATATCGTGCGTTTGCAGGATGAACGACACGTCGGCTTTGGGGCGATGGTGGATGAGATTCTGCAGGTGGCAGAGCGCCATTTGCAGAAACTTAATCAGCGTCAGCGCGAAACCTGCCCGGCCGCGGCGCTGGTGGTGGGCCTGCAGTGCGGCGGCAGCGATGCCTTTTCCGGCGTCACGGCGAATCCGGCCGTGGGATTTGCCGCAGATCTGCTGGTACGCTGCGGTGCCACCGTGATGTTCTCGGAAGTGACCGAGGTGCGGGATGCCATTCATCTGTTGACACCGCGCGTGGTGAACGAAGCGGTGGGCAAACGGCTGCTGGAAGAGATGGCCTGGTACGACGCGTATCTCAGCCAGGGACAAACCGACCGCAGCGCCAACCCCTCGCCGGGCAATAAAAAAGGCGGCCTGGCCAACGTGGTGGAAAAAGCGCTCGGCTCGATTGCCAAATCCGGCCGCAGCCCGATTGTGGAAGTGCTGTCACCCGGCCAGCGTCCGACGCAGCGCGGACTGATTTTTGCCGCCACGCCCGCCAGCGATTTTGTCTGCGGCACGCAGCAGATGGCGTCCGGCATGACATTGCAGGTGTTTACCACCGGCCGCGGCACGCCTTACGGTCTGGCGGCTATTCCGGTGATTAAGATGGCCACGCGCAGCGCCCTGGCACACCGCTGGCACGATTTAATGGATATCAACGCCGGCACTATCGCCACCGGGGAAGAAACGATTGAGCAGGTAGGCTGGCGGCTGTTTGAGCTGATGCTGGAGATTGCCAGCGGACGCAGGCAGACGTGGTCCGATCGCTGGGGGATTCGCAATCAGCTGGCGGTATTTAACCCCGCCCCGGTGACCTGACGTCCGCGCTGTGCCCTCTCCCGTGCGGGAGAGGGCCGGCAGGCGTCAGCGCTACAGCAGTGAGCCCCAGTGCTCTACCCAGGGAGTGGCGACAGATTCCGGCTCCGGATGTTCAATCGCATCCACCAGCAGCACCTCACCTACCCGCTGTGCCTGCTGCTCCTGCAGCGTGGCATCAAAGGTTTTGCCCGCCCCGCAGAAGTTCTGGTAACTGCTGTCACCCAGTGCAATCACCCCGTAGCGCAGATCGGGCTGATGGCCGATCTCATCCCGCACCTGGACGTACAGGCGGGCGATATTATCCGGGAAATCGCCCTGGCCGGTGGTGGAAGTCACAATCAGCACCACGTGCTGGCGGTAAGCCTGCCAGTCCGCCAGTGACGGATCTTCAAACACCTCCACCTCATGGCCCTGCGCCTGCAGCACCGGCTGCGCCTCTTCGGCGACCAGCAGCGCATTGCCGTATACCGTACCTGTAAAAATGCCAATCTTTGCCATCTTGCCGCTCCTTTATTCTGTCGGCTTATCCTGGACTGCCTCAGGCGCAAACTCAACCCTCGGCACGTCGGGCAGCTGATCCTGCCAGCTGAACTGCTGCAGCATCTGCTGCCACACGCGATCCAGGCCGGCACGGATCACCAGCGGCTCGCCGGTGACCGGATGGTTTAATGACAGCGCGCTGGCGTGCAGCATCAGGCGATCGATACCGAAATGTGCGGCGGCCCCGCGGTTCTGGCGCAAATCGCCGTGCGCACTGTCGCCGATAATCGGATGGCGCAGATGCGCCATGTGGCGGCGCAGCTGATGCTTGCGCCCGGTACGCGGTGACATCGCCACCAGCGAATAACGGGCGGTGGTGAATTTGCCTATCGCCACCGGCAGCTCAGCATGAGCCAGCGCCTGGTAATCGGTAACCGCCGGCTGCGGCGCGCAGGGTGCCGCTGAGAATTTGTCGGCAATTTTATCCCGCTCTTCCAGCAGCGGATAATCCAGCGTGGCCCCGCCCGTCAGCCAGCCGCGCACGACGGCATGATAGGTTTTTTGGATCTGGTGCTGTTCAAACTGCTGCGCCAGCAGGCGGCCCACCTCACTGGATAAACCCATCAGCAGCACGCCGGAGGTCGGGCGATCCAGCCGGTGGACGGTGAAAACGTGCTGACCGATCTGATCGCGCACCGTTTGCATCACCACCACTTTCTCTTTACGGTCGAGCCAGCTGCGATGCACCAGCCAGCCCGCCGGCTTGTTGACCGCCACCAGCCAGTCATCCTGGTAAATGATCTCCAGCATCAGGCGAGGGGATCCTGGAACAGTGCGTCGAGCTGGCTCAGCGTGGCCAGCAGTGCCGTATAGCCGCGCGTTTCTGCGGGCAGCGCCACTTCATAATAGGGCGTGATCGCCATGTTGTGCGGCAGCGGTGCGCCGGCCGCGACCAGCGCCTGCATCCGCGGAATCAACACCCATTGCAGCCACTCTAATGGCTCCAGCGTGTCCAGACAGAAAGGCTGTGTGCTGTTGAAGGCTTCCGCCTCCGGCGCGTGCGTCTGCCAGTGGTCGTGCTCGCGCATTACCGCTTCAACCTGCTGCAGCCGCTGAATGATCAGGTGCGACATACGCCACCTCCAGTGCAAAATCGGGCGGCAAGCATATCACTACTCGTTTGAGGTGAAAAACAGCATAAAAAAAGGGAGCACTGTATCTACAGTGCTCCCGGTTCGTTTGCAGCATTCCCGCCACCGCTGTGCTCCCTGCTCATCCATGACAACTGTTCCTGCGCTATCCGTCGCCTGTCATCGTGACATTGGTCCTTAGCATCCTGGCCCGCCACATCCCGCGTGGCTCTCATTCTCCGTCCTGGAGGTGTCCCTGACTCAATCCTGAGTGTCCTGCTTCATCCTGAAGCCTTCCGTGTGCCGTAAACTCCGTTACGTTCCTGCCACCTGGCTGACATTCTCCTGAACGTCTCTCAATCCATGGCTTCCTGCCAGTGGTGACTATTCTGTCAGAAACCATCGCAATAACAAGCCGCTAACGGCGGTTAAATGAACATATCGCAGCCTGATTTTCAGAATGATGCCATAACTGCATGATTCACAATATCTTTACAAATCCAGCTTCCGTAAGTCTGCAACACGTTCCGGCGATCTCTCACACGCGGTGTGCGATATATCTTACAAATGCCGGGATGAAAATCTGCATATCAGTCACTAACGGGTTGTAAACCATTAAGAAACGTCTCAATCCCCGCCGCCAGTACCGTGCGTTTTTTCGTACCGGGCTGTTCCAGAATGACCTCCCCGGTGAGATTACACAGGGCAATCACCTCCTGCTCTGAGTCAGTGGTGGCAATAAAAAGGGTTGGACTCTGTTTCAGACGGCGCTTCATGACCAGGTGACCAATCAGGTTCTCCTGCAAGCGGGTAAAATCGGATTCGCTCCAGACCTGCACCAGCGAGACCGGCCGCTGCGCAAATGTCGCCGTCATATCCCCGGCTAACTGGGTGGTGTAAAAAGCGCTGATGGCCGGCTGCAGCCGGATATCCAGCGCACGCTCCACCGCGTCCAGCGTGGCGGGCAAAGTAAACGGCTGCGGCTGCCACAGCACGCGGTCCGGCAGCGTGCTGACTACGCATGGCGAAGGCACGCCCAGCAGCGCCTCGCTGGCCGGCAAATGACCTTGCTGCTGCTGCCAGTGATTAACGTATCGGGCGGTAAACTCACGCAGTGCCTCTGCAGTTTGCTGCATCATTCATCTTCTCGCGGGTGATCGGTTACACTTAGCCCCTTTGACAGGATTATGTGGTAACCGTTATGTCTTCTGAAAATCGTAATTCGGCGCTCAGCGGCCTCACTCTGGGTAAGCCCACGGCTTATGTTGATCACTACGATAACACGCTGCTGCAATCTGTGCCGCGCAGCCTGAATCGTGAGCCGCTGGGTCTCTATCCGGATACCCTGCCGTTTCATGGGGCGGATATCTGGACGCTCTATGAACTCTCCTGGCTGAACAGCAAAGGCGTGCCGCAGGTCGCCGTTGGCGAAGTGGTGCTGCGCGCCGACAGCGCCAGTCTGATCGAGTCCAAAAGTTTCAAGCTCTATCTTAACAGCTTTAATCAGACGGTATTCGCTGACTGGGGCACAGTGCGGCAGACGCTGGAGCGCGATCTCAGCGCCTGCGCTGGCGGTGAAGTCAGCGTGGCGCTGTTTCGCCTGAGCGAAATCGAAGGCCAGCCAATCGGCCACTTTGACGGCAGCGTGATTGATGAGCAGGATATTATCATTGATGATTACGGCTTCAGTGCCGATTATCTGGCTCAGGCAGCGGGCAATGAAGTGGTTGAAGAGACGCTGGTCAGCCATCTGCTGAAATCCAACTGCCTGATTACCAACCAGCCGGACTGGGGATCAGTGATGATCCGCTATAAAGGGCCACGTATCGACCGCGAAGCGCTGCTGCGCTATATCGTCTCCTTCCGTCAGCACAACGAGTTTCACGAGCAGTGTGTTGAGCGCATTTTCAATGATATTCAGCGCTTTTGCCGCCCGGAAGCCCTGACCGTTTATGCGCGCTATACGCGCCGGGGCGGCCTGGATATTAACCCGTGGCGCAGCAACGTGCCCTTTACGCCCTGCCACTCCCGTCTGGTGCGCCAGTAACAGTTTGCGAGACATCTCGCAGGCCGCTGCACGGACGCGCGGTTCCACTTGAGCATTCACGGTGGGTAACGTTACTCTGAGACAGGCGCACGGGTGACAGCCAGCGTTCAAAGGATTTTCGTCACTGCGCTCAGTTCGTTAAGCGCAGCGTCATCAGTCACGCATTGGCGTGTAAAGGAGTTCTCTTGATTACACATATCAGCCCTCTTGGCTCGATGGATCTGCTCTCCCAGCTGGAAGTGGATATGCTGAAGCAAACTGCCAGCAGCGACCTCTACCAGCTGTTTCGTAACTGTTCACTTGCGGTGCTCAATTCCGGTAGCCAGACCGACAGTAGTCACGAACTGCTTTCCCGCTTTCAGAACTTCGATATCAACGTGCTGCGCCGCGAGCGCGGTGTCAAACTTGAGCTGATCAACCCACCGGAAGAAGCCTTCGTTGATGGCCGTATCATTCGCTCGCTCCAGGCGAACCTGTTTGCCGTGCTGCGCGACATTCTGTTCGTCAATGGTCAGCTTTCTACTGCCGGACGCTATCGCGACGCCGACGTACAGGATTCCGCGCACATCACCAACCTGGTGTTTTCCATTCTGCGCAACGCCCGTGCCCTGCACGTGGGCGAATATCCCAACACCGTTGTGTGCTGGGGCGGCCACTCGATCAACGCCGTGGAGTATCAGTACTGCCGTAATGTCGGCACACAGATGGGCCTGCGTGAGCTCAATATCTGCACCGGCTGCGGGCCCGGTGTAATGGAAGCGCCGATGAAAGGCGCCGCCGTAGGCCATGCGCAGCAGCGCTATCACGACAGCCGCTTTATCGGCCTGACGGAACCGTCAATCATCGCCGCTGAGCCGCCGAATCCGCTGGTGAATGAGCTGATCATCATGCCGGATATCGAAAAGCGCCTGGAAGCCTTTGTGCGAATTGCCCACGGCATCGTCATCTTCCCGGGTGGCGTCGGCACGGCGGAAGAGTTGCTGTATCTGCTTGGCATCCTGATGAATCCACACAATAACGATCAGGTGCTGCCGCTGATTCTGACCGGGCCGCGCGAGAGTGCGGATTACTTCCGCGTGCTGGATGATTTCATTGTGAATACGCTGGGGGAGTCGGCACGTAAACACTACAAAATCATCATCGACGATGCGGCGGAAGTGGCGCGCCTGATGAAGAAAGCCATGCCGCAGGTCAAAGAGTATCGTCGCGAAACCGGCGACGCCTACAGCTTCAACTGGTCAATCCGCATTGCGCCGGATTTGCAGGTGCCGTTCCTGCCCACGCATGAAAATATGGCGAACCTGAATCTGTTCCCGGACCAGCCGGCAGAAAAACTGGCGGCCGATTTACGCCGCGCGTTCTCCGGCATTGTGGCGGGTAACGTGAAGGAGATGGGCATCCGTGAAATCCGTGAAAAAGGCCCGTATAAACTGCGCGGTGATGCTGCGCTGATGCACCGCATGGACGAACTGCTGCAGGGCTTTGTGGCGCAGCAGCGCATGAAGCTGCCGGGCAGCGCCTATATCCCCTGCTACGAAATCATCAAATAACCTATCAGGAGGCAGCCTGCGGGCTGCCCTATCGCTATGTCGCTTCATCTGTTAATTATTGACGCGCTTAATCTTATTCGCCGCTTGCATGCGGTTCAGGGATCGCCGTGCCGCGATGCCTGTACTGCGGCACTGCACCAGCTGCTTGGCCACACGCGGCCGACGCACGTGGTAGCGGTTTTTGACAGCCACATTCGTCAGCCCGGCTGGCGCCATCAGCTGCTGCCGGATTACAAAGCTGGCCGCCCGCCAATGCCGGAGGATTTACAGCAGGAGATGCCCGCATTACAGGAGGCGTTCCGCGCGGCGGGAGTCAGCTGCTGGACAGCCGATCGCGATGAGGCTGACGATCTGGCCGCCACGCTGGCGGTAAAAATGGCTGACGCCGGTCACCAGGCAACCATCGTTTCCACCGACAAAGGCTATTGTCAGCTGCTGGCGCCGGCGATACGCATTCGTGATTATTTTCAGAAACGCTGGCTGGATGTGCCGTTTATTGAGCAGGAGTTTGGCGTTGCGCCCGCGCAGCTGCCGGATTACTGGGGACTGTGCGGCATCAGCAGCAGTAAAATTCCCGGGGTGCCCGGTATCGGCCCCAAAAGTGCCCGGGAGCTGCTGCTGCAGTTTGGCTCGCTGGAAGCGCTTTATCAGCAGCTGGATCAGGTGCCCGGCAAGTGGCAGGGCAAATTACGTGAGCAGCGCGCGATGGCCGAGGTTTGTCGTCAGGTCGCTACCCTGAAGCGCGACCTGGTTTTACAGGGCAATCTGAATACGCTGCGCTATCAGCCATAGCGTACCGCCCGTCCGGGGCTGGTGCCGGACATCGCCAGGTGACACGGCGTCAGCCCGTCAGCCCGTCAGCTTGCCACCTGCGAAATACTTTGTGCTACAGCAAGGCGGCCAGAGCGCCTGTCCCCGGGGGCATACATCAGTATGTCACCGGAGACGGGCAAACGCAGCCAGTGCCGCTGTCGTGCAAAGGATAAAGCAGGTCATGGTTCCCGTCTCCGGGGGCATACATCAGTATGTCACCGGGGCGGGCAAACGCAGCCAGTGCCGCTGTCGTGCAAAGGATGAAGCAGGATTAGCGTTCGTCGCGTCGTCCGCCCACCGCCGCCCAGATCCTGCGCACATGGACGGTGATCTCTTCGCGGTCGTGATACAGCTGGCGTGCCTGGATCTGGGCGTTGATGCCCTTTTCTTTCAGCGCCGCGTCCATCATCGCCAGATTGGCGGTGACTTCTTCATAGCGTTTTTTCATCGGCAGTTTGAGGTTGAAGATCGCCTCACGGCACCAGCCGTTTACCAGCCATTCGGTCATCAGGCTGGCAACGCGCACCGGTTTTTCCACCATATCGCACACCAGCCAGCTGATGTTGGTGCGCGGCGGACGGAATTTAAAGCCATCCTCACGACAATGTGTAACCTGCCCGGTGTCCATCAGGCTCGGTGCCATCGGGCCGTTATCCACGGCGTAGACCCACATGCTGCGTTTCACCAGCTGGTAGGTCCAGCCGCCAGGACAGGCACCAAGATCCACCGCGTACATGCCGCTGGCCAGACGTTCATCCCACTCATCGGCAGGCACAAACACGTGGAACGCCTCTTCCAGCTTGAGCGTTGAGCGGCTTGGAGCGTCAGCCGGAAACTTCAGGCGCGGAATCCCCATGTAGAAAGGCGAATTGTTCTCTGGCAGGGAGTAGCCGACATAGCAGGTACCTGGCGCAATAAAGAAGACATGTACCACCGGCCGCTTCGGGCTTTCGTAGTTCAGCAAAATGTTGCTGGCGCGCAGGCTGGCGCGCAGCGGCACCGTCAGCTTGCGGCAGAATTTTGTCAGCTCTTTGGCTTCATTGGTGTCCGGCACTTCCACGCGCAGCTCACCGCCTTTTTCCACCACGCCTGTCAGCATGCCGGTAATCGGCGTAATACGATCTTCCGGCGGCAGATCGCGCAGTAGTTCACCTACCACCAGCATCTGACGGGCAAAAATCAGTTCAGCAAACGGCAGCGTTCGCATCAGCTTCTCAGCATCTTCCGGCTGATAGCACTCAAACAGGACATAACCGGATTCTTCTTTGACGCGCGGGAAGCCGTAGATTTCGCGCTCTGCCGCTTTCGCGCTAATCTCCGCCGCGCACTCTTTTTCAAATCCGGGACGGCAATAGAGTAAAACTTTATTCATGGCGATCTGCCTTTCGTTTCAGACGCAGTGCGCCAATCAACATCAAAAACCAGCCCGTCAGGAAGCATAAGCCACCGACCGGCGTAACGAACACCCAGAACGTCAGGTGTGACAGCGCCAGACAATAGAGACTGCCGCTGAAAAGTACGGTACCCAGCGCCATCGCCGCGCTGCTCCAGTAGAACCAGATATTGGCGCGGCGCAGCATGGCAGCGCCGAGGCCAATCACGGCCAGGGTATGATACGCCTGGTATTCCAGCCCGGTATGGATCCACGCCATTTCCGGCTGGCCAAGGGATTTGCTCAGCACGTGTG belongs to Candidatus Pantoea soli and includes:
- the garD gene encoding galactarate dehydratase is translated as MNRPQTEKPLYIKVHDADNVAIVVNDRGLPAGTRFDDGLQLVEHVPQGHKVALSDIALHGAIVRYGEIIGTALRPIARGSWIDESLVALPDAPPLNTLPLATQVPPALPPLEGYTFEGYRNADGSVGTRNLLGITTSVHCVAGVVDYVVQIIERDLLPRYPNVDGVVALNHLYGCGVAINAPAAVVPIRTIHNLALNPNFGGEVMVVGLGCEKLQPERLLTGTPDVQAISLDDRDIVRLQDERHVGFGAMVDEILQVAERHLQKLNQRQRETCPAAALVVGLQCGGSDAFSGVTANPAVGFAADLLVRCGATVMFSEVTEVRDAIHLLTPRVVNEAVGKRLLEEMAWYDAYLSQGQTDRSANPSPGNKKGGLANVVEKALGSIAKSGRSPIVEVLSPGQRPTQRGLIFAATPASDFVCGTQQMASGMTLQVFTTGRGTPYGLAAIPVIKMATRSALAHRWHDLMDINAGTIATGEETIEQVGWRLFELMLEIASGRRQTWSDRWGIRNQLAVFNPAPVT
- a CDS encoding flavodoxin, translating into MAKIGIFTGTVYGNALLVAEEAQPVLQAQGHEVEVFEDPSLADWQAYRQHVVLIVTSTTGQGDFPDNIARLYVQVRDEIGHQPDLRYGVIALGDSSYQNFCGAGKTFDATLQEQQAQRVGEVLLVDAIEHPEPESVATPWVEHWGSLL
- the truC gene encoding tRNA pseudouridine(65) synthase TruC, which codes for MLEIIYQDDWLVAVNKPAGWLVHRSWLDRKEKVVVMQTVRDQIGQHVFTVHRLDRPTSGVLLMGLSSEVGRLLAQQFEQHQIQKTYHAVVRGWLTGGATLDYPLLEERDKIADKFSAAPCAPQPAVTDYQALAHAELPVAIGKFTTARYSLVAMSPRTGRKHQLRRHMAHLRHPIIGDSAHGDLRQNRGAAAHFGIDRLMLHASALSLNHPVTGEPLVIRAGLDRVWQQMLQQFSWQDQLPDVPRVEFAPEAVQDKPTE
- a CDS encoding YqcC family protein: MSHLIIQRLQQVEAVMREHDHWQTHAPEAEAFNSTQPFCLDTLEPLEWLQWVLIPRMQALVAAGAPLPHNMAITPYYEVALPAETRGYTALLATLSQLDALFQDPLA
- the syd gene encoding SecY-interacting protein, producing the protein MMQQTAEALREFTARYVNHWQQQQGHLPASEALLGVPSPCVVSTLPDRVLWQPQPFTLPATLDAVERALDIRLQPAISAFYTTQLAGDMTATFAQRPVSLVQVWSESDFTRLQENLIGHLVMKRRLKQSPTLFIATTDSEQEVIALCNLTGEVILEQPGTKKRTVLAAGIETFLNGLQPVSD
- the queF gene encoding NADPH-dependent 7-cyano-7-deazaguanine reductase QueF (Catalyzes the NADPH-dependent reduction of 7-cyano-7-deazaguanine (preQ0) to 7-aminomethyl-7-deazaguanine (preQ1) in queuosine biosynthesis); the encoded protein is MSSENRNSALSGLTLGKPTAYVDHYDNTLLQSVPRSLNREPLGLYPDTLPFHGADIWTLYELSWLNSKGVPQVAVGEVVLRADSASLIESKSFKLYLNSFNQTVFADWGTVRQTLERDLSACAGGEVSVALFRLSEIEGQPIGHFDGSVIDEQDIIIDDYGFSADYLAQAAGNEVVEETLVSHLLKSNCLITNQPDWGSVMIRYKGPRIDREALLRYIVSFRQHNEFHEQCVERIFNDIQRFCRPEALTVYARYTRRGGLDINPWRSNVPFTPCHSRLVRQ
- the ppnN gene encoding nucleotide 5'-monophosphate nucleosidase PpnN yields the protein MITHISPLGSMDLLSQLEVDMLKQTASSDLYQLFRNCSLAVLNSGSQTDSSHELLSRFQNFDINVLRRERGVKLELINPPEEAFVDGRIIRSLQANLFAVLRDILFVNGQLSTAGRYRDADVQDSAHITNLVFSILRNARALHVGEYPNTVVCWGGHSINAVEYQYCRNVGTQMGLRELNICTGCGPGVMEAPMKGAAVGHAQQRYHDSRFIGLTEPSIIAAEPPNPLVNELIIMPDIEKRLEAFVRIAHGIVIFPGGVGTAEELLYLLGILMNPHNNDQVLPLILTGPRESADYFRVLDDFIVNTLGESARKHYKIIIDDAAEVARLMKKAMPQVKEYRRETGDAYSFNWSIRIAPDLQVPFLPTHENMANLNLFPDQPAEKLAADLRRAFSGIVAGNVKEMGIREIREKGPYKLRGDAALMHRMDELLQGFVAQQRMKLPGSAYIPCYEIIK
- the xni gene encoding flap endonuclease Xni; the encoded protein is MSLHLLIIDALNLIRRLHAVQGSPCRDACTAALHQLLGHTRPTHVVAVFDSHIRQPGWRHQLLPDYKAGRPPMPEDLQQEMPALQEAFRAAGVSCWTADRDEADDLAATLAVKMADAGHQATIVSTDKGYCQLLAPAIRIRDYFQKRWLDVPFIEQEFGVAPAQLPDYWGLCGISSSKIPGVPGIGPKSARELLLQFGSLEALYQQLDQVPGKWQGKLREQRAMAEVCRQVATLKRDLVLQGNLNTLRYQP
- the rlmM gene encoding 23S rRNA (cytidine(2498)-2'-O)-methyltransferase RlmM, coding for MNKVLLYCRPGFEKECAAEISAKAAEREIYGFPRVKEESGYVLFECYQPEDAEKLMRTLPFAELIFARQMLVVGELLRDLPPEDRITPITGMLTGVVEKGGELRVEVPDTNEAKELTKFCRKLTVPLRASLRASNILLNYESPKRPVVHVFFIAPGTCYVGYSLPENNSPFYMGIPRLKFPADAPSRSTLKLEEAFHVFVPADEWDERLASGMYAVDLGACPGGWTYQLVKRSMWVYAVDNGPMAPSLMDTGQVTHCREDGFKFRPPRTNISWLVCDMVEKPVRVASLMTEWLVNGWCREAIFNLKLPMKKRYEEVTANLAMMDAALKEKGINAQIQARQLYHDREEITVHVRRIWAAVGGRRDER
- a CDS encoding DUF423 domain-containing protein, with translation MSSRAMFVFAAISGFLLVAWGAFGAHVLSKSLGQPEMAWIHTGLEYQAYHTLAVIGLGAAMLRRANIWFYWSSAAMALGTVLFSGSLYCLALSHLTFWVFVTPVGGLCFLTGWFLMLIGALRLKRKADRHE